Proteins encoded by one window of uncultured Bacteroides sp.:
- a CDS encoding AAA domain-containing protein, with protein MNQEANQYYNSLLEIYFNEQSSLTMKYRQMRDLLERLCRHSMQNERLQMTDLSARISYLASVAGLSRNAQNRLHTFRLTSNAVMNRREEPTIDNLLRDLRTLALTVKTLLNVAVPQELYDILPSQADLPLPPVPVQYGARIKRMRVCYQYSDETYLYVIPANRTVNEPLKVRYGADNQNKEFNETVSCLWPFAQLNLLDVTVDEEGVHVPSMIVLEPDYLIDISTLAECFKDYGHHPANFLLGRLQSMSNTRALLLGNIANLFLDEWIHSDGEADYMECMRKAFRTYPIELASCEDLLDPKTEFEFFNDCKNHFEHLKEIVTDTFLSPGYHLNKEDAVLEPSYVCEALGLQGRLDYMQRDMSSFIEMKSGKADEYAIPGKVEPKENHKVQMLLYMAVLEYSMGVNHRKVHPYLLYTRYPLLYPARPSWALVRRAINLRNLIVAGEHAVQLHNRPEFTAQVLNKITPAVLNENHLRGMFWERYLSPSITAFGTRFSTLSPLEQDYFLTLYNFIVKEQYTSKSGEMEYDGRAGSSSLWLATLDEKREAGEILYDLTIKENRAADAHKATVVFAIPDYKDEFLPNFRVGDVVLFYERNKTDDTATNKMIFKGSIASINTHEITVRIRASQQNPSVLPQESTYAVEHDSMDTAFKSMFQALTLFAEANKDRRDLLLAQRKPQFDAFLDEQIVSAKDDFTRVTLKAQSAKDFFLLVGPPGTGKTSRALKQMVETFHQNPSQQILLLAYTNRAVDEICKSISSIAPEIDYIRVGSELSCEERFRSHLIENVLATCNRRSEVSQRISGCRVIVGTVASISTKTDLFRLKRFDVAIVDEATQILEPQLLGILCAKDRAGHNAVGKFILIGDHKQLPAVVMQSSEQSHVCSEELLSVGITNLKDSLFERLYRTNPSAADMLCKQGRMNPAVALFPNKAFYGGKLQPVGLPHQTDTTSPYGARVQFVPSQPHTGGGSDKCNINEARLAAGIAAQVYKRSPEKFDVTRSLGIITPYRSQIAMIKKELALLDIPALNEVLVDTVERFQGSERDVIIYSFSVNYPWQLQFLCNITEEDGVLIDRKLNVALTRARTQMYLIGVPELLKLNKIYEALIKLILPTLR; from the coding sequence GAAATATACTTCAATGAGCAGAGCTCTCTTACAATGAAATACAGGCAAATGCGTGATCTGCTCGAACGCCTTTGCCGCCACTCCATGCAGAACGAGCGGTTGCAGATGACCGATCTCTCAGCGCGTATCAGCTATCTGGCCTCTGTTGCCGGACTTTCCCGCAATGCACAGAATAGGCTGCATACTTTCCGGCTCACCTCAAATGCGGTGATGAACAGGAGAGAGGAGCCCACTATTGATAATCTGCTTCGTGATCTTCGTACATTGGCTTTAACAGTGAAAACCTTGCTCAATGTAGCTGTACCTCAGGAACTTTATGATATATTGCCCAGCCAGGCAGACCTTCCACTACCACCTGTTCCCGTTCAATACGGTGCACGCATAAAGCGTATGAGGGTGTGTTACCAGTATTCAGATGAGACTTATTTGTACGTTATTCCTGCGAACAGAACAGTAAACGAACCGTTGAAAGTACGCTATGGAGCAGATAACCAAAACAAGGAATTTAATGAAACTGTTTCCTGTTTATGGCCCTTTGCACAACTCAACCTACTCGATGTAACAGTTGATGAGGAAGGTGTTCATGTTCCTTCCATGATAGTGCTGGAGCCCGATTACCTCATTGATATCAGTACCCTGGCCGAATGTTTCAAGGATTACGGACACCATCCGGCCAATTTTCTTCTGGGCAGGTTGCAATCCATGTCCAATACCCGCGCTCTGTTGCTGGGTAACATTGCCAACCTCTTTCTCGATGAATGGATTCATTCCGATGGAGAGGCCGATTACATGGAGTGCATGCGTAAAGCCTTTCGTACCTATCCCATAGAACTGGCTTCCTGCGAGGATCTGCTTGATCCGAAGACAGAGTTCGAATTCTTCAATGACTGCAAAAATCATTTCGAGCACCTCAAAGAGATAGTTACAGACACCTTCCTGTCTCCTGGTTATCATCTGAATAAGGAAGATGCCGTACTTGAACCCTCTTATGTGTGCGAGGCACTCGGTCTGCAGGGAAGGCTCGATTATATGCAGCGGGATATGAGTAGCTTCATTGAAATGAAATCCGGAAAGGCAGATGAATATGCCATTCCCGGCAAAGTGGAACCCAAGGAAAACCATAAGGTGCAGATGCTTCTCTATATGGCAGTGTTGGAGTATAGTATGGGAGTGAATCACCGCAAGGTACATCCTTATCTGCTCTATACCCGCTATCCGTTGCTGTATCCTGCCCGTCCATCGTGGGCACTGGTTCGCCGGGCTATCAATCTGCGCAACCTTATTGTGGCCGGTGAGCATGCTGTTCAGCTGCACAACCGTCCCGAATTTACGGCCCAGGTGCTAAATAAAATCACACCTGCCGTACTCAATGAAAACCACCTGCGGGGAATGTTCTGGGAACGTTATCTTTCGCCCTCCATTACCGCTTTTGGTACACGCTTTTCTACCTTGTCTCCGTTAGAGCAAGACTATTTCCTTACACTCTATAATTTCATTGTAAAGGAACAATATACATCCAAGTCCGGCGAAATGGAATATGACGGACGTGCGGGATCTTCCTCCCTTTGGCTGGCCACGTTGGATGAGAAAAGAGAAGCCGGAGAGATTCTTTATGATCTCACCATCAAGGAGAACCGTGCGGCAGATGCTCATAAAGCTACCGTGGTGTTTGCCATACCCGATTATAAGGATGAGTTCCTGCCCAATTTCAGAGTAGGAGACGTGGTGTTGTTCTACGAAAGAAACAAAACCGATGACACTGCTACCAATAAGATGATCTTCAAAGGAAGCATTGCCTCTATCAACACTCATGAAATTACCGTGCGCATCCGTGCCTCACAGCAAAATCCTTCCGTGCTTCCTCAGGAAAGTACTTATGCAGTGGAGCACGATAGCATGGACACCGCCTTTAAAAGCATGTTCCAGGCACTCACACTCTTTGCTGAGGCCAACAAAGATCGTCGCGACCTGCTTTTAGCTCAGCGCAAGCCTCAGTTCGATGCCTTTTTGGATGAGCAGATAGTCAGCGCCAAGGACGATTTTACCCGCGTTACCCTCAAAGCACAGTCTGCAAAAGATTTCTTTCTGCTTGTGGGACCTCCGGGAACAGGGAAAACCTCCAGAGCTCTAAAGCAAATGGTGGAAACGTTTCATCAGAACCCTTCCCAGCAGATTCTACTTTTGGCCTACACAAACCGGGCAGTAGACGAAATCTGTAAATCCATCTCCTCCATAGCTCCGGAAATCGACTATATCCGTGTGGGCAGTGAACTCTCGTGTGAAGAACGGTTTCGTTCCCACCTTATTGAGAATGTGCTCGCTACCTGTAATCGTCGTTCAGAAGTCAGCCAGCGCATCTCCGGTTGCCGTGTCATTGTGGGCACTGTTGCCTCTATCTCCACAAAGACCGACCTCTTCCGCCTCAAAAGGTTCGATGTAGCTATTGTTGATGAGGCTACCCAGATACTGGAACCTCAGCTGTTGGGCATCCTTTGTGCCAAAGACAGGGCAGGGCACAATGCCGTTGGTAAGTTCATTCTCATTGGAGATCATAAGCAGCTTCCCGCTGTGGTGATGCAAAGTAGTGAGCAGTCTCATGTTTGCAGTGAAGAACTGCTTTCCGTGGGCATCACCAACCTGAAAGATTCCCTTTTCGAACGCCTCTACCGCACTAATCCCAGTGCAGCAGACATGCTTTGTAAGCAAGGACGTATGAATCCGGCAGTGGCTCTTTTCCCCAATAAAGCCTTCTATGGAGGCAAACTCCAACCTGTGGGGTTGCCTCATCAAACAGATACCACATCTCCTTACGGGGCCAGGGTACAGTTTGTCCCATCCCAACCCCATACCGGAGGCGGTTCTGATAAATGCAATATCAACGAAGCCCGCCTGGCAGCAGGTATCGCGGCTCAGGTTTACAAACGTTCCCCGGAAAAGTTTGATGTAACACGTTCGTTGGGCATCATCACCCCGTATCGCAGTCAGATAGCCATGATAAAGAAAGAACTGGCTCTCCTTGATATTCCTGCACTCAATGAAGTGCTTGTTGATACAGTAGAGCGCTTTCAGGGTAGTGAGCGAGATGTGATTATCTACTCCTTCAGTGTAAACTACCCCTGGCAGCTTCAGTTCCTTTGTAATATAACTGAAGAAGACGGAGTGCTCATTGATCGCAAGCTAAATGTCGCTTTGACACGTGCACGCACTCAGATGTACCTAATAGGAGTGCCTGAATTATTAAAACTTAATAAAATCTATGAAGCTTTGATTAAATTAATACTTCCTACGCTTCGTTAA